A segment of the Bdellovibrio sp. ArHS genome:
GATCTTCTTACCTTTGATTTCTAAAGTGACGGGTTTTTTAAAGACTTCGACGACGTGACCCTTGATTGAGCGTCCCAGCCACTGCCATTCAACTTTTGATTTTTTTCGAAATATTGCCATTTGGATGGAATAAACCATTTTCGACGGGGCGGCAACGACTCCTAAGAAGGCCGTGGCAGGCGTCCGTTCTTCGCGGACTTCGAGTTCTTATTTCTTTAATTCAAAGGGGACTTTTTCCAAAAGTTTTCCGTTCACCATGATTTCCAAATAATGGGTGCCAGGATAATACACTCGGGTCGTGATCGGTTTGAAAGAGTGTTTCTTCTTTATAGAAATCACTTCTTTGTGTTTCATTGTCTTCGTGGTCAGTTTGAAGACTTTGGGGCTGGTTTTGCCATTGGCTTTTTTGTGATGTATCAAGTAATCCACCATGATCTGCGCGGCTTCAGAGCAAGCCACTTCAAAAGAAAACTCCAGATGACTGCCGATCTTAACATTGTCGCTGACAAGCAGCAGATTTTTGACTTGGACTTTACCTTTGTTTTCAAAGCCCAGAAGCTTTAAGGCCTCTTTATTGCCTTTTTTCAGAAGAGTTCTGAGTGCGTGGCGAATAATCCAGCCGATTTTTTCTTTATGTTCTTTAGGAGCTTCCTTCATCCAGCGGGCCGCGACCCTGATCGCGATGTCAGGATGGTCTTTGGAAATGTCATTTAAATGATTGGCGACGGATTTGCGAACGTAAAGTTCCTCATCGTATTTCAATTGGTCCAAAAGTTTAATTGTCGGCGTAGGATCTTTAATAAAACTTTTTAATTGTTCGCCCCAAGGCAGACGGGGGCGTGAGCCTTCAGAGACCAGACGACGCACGTGATGATTTTTATCTTTGCTCCATTTCTGCAGCACTTTCAGTGTCTTTGACTCTTCATGAATTAAAAAAGGACGAATGGCGAATTCCGCGGTGAAAAGCTCCGTGAAGGTGTGTAAGGCCTTCATCGAACTATCAAAATCTTTAAGCCCGTAGCGATGCACATACTCAGTGAAGGCCCAAAGATCAAAGCCACGCAAAGGACTGACGCCCGGGGCGGGTTCTTTCGTGGCTTTTAAAAGAATAGCAAGAGCTTTTTTATAGTCCTCGGGAATATGGTTTTTTAAGAAGTCGCAGATCAGACGCATTCGAGGCTTCAGTTCAAGTTCGGGAAGCTTGTGGCTTAATTTGATGAAGGCCTTAGAATCAAACTCCGGGTCATGATGAGCGATATGTTTTGCCATTCGCTTCACTAAAGCTTCGTTGATCCAATTTTTAAAAGCGGTGTCTGTTGATTCCTGATTCTTCTGAGGCATGCCTTATATAAGATGGCGTCTATTTATTTGTCACGATGAAATAAAAAAAGCCTCTTTTGCAGAGGCCTTTTTTATATCTATTTATCGAAGTGCATTTTATCGCAGTA
Coding sequences within it:
- a CDS encoding DNA alkylation repair protein, which translates into the protein MPQKNQESTDTAFKNWINEALVKRMAKHIAHHDPEFDSKAFIKLSHKLPELELKPRMRLICDFLKNHIPEDYKKALAILLKATKEPAPGVSPLRGFDLWAFTEYVHRYGLKDFDSSMKALHTFTELFTAEFAIRPFLIHEESKTLKVLQKWSKDKNHHVRRLVSEGSRPRLPWGEQLKSFIKDPTPTIKLLDQLKYDEELYVRKSVANHLNDISKDHPDIAIRVAARWMKEAPKEHKEKIGWIIRHALRTLLKKGNKEALKLLGFENKGKVQVKNLLLVSDNVKIGSHLEFSFEVACSEAAQIMVDYLIHHKKANGKTSPKVFKLTTKTMKHKEVISIKKKHSFKPITTRVYYPGTHYLEIMVNGKLLEKVPFELKK